Part of the Oligoflexia bacterium genome is shown below.
AAATTTCAGATGAACTACAAAGATTGGCAAGCACTTCTATAAGTAAAGGGAAGAAACGCCTCTGAAATTTTAAAAGACGAATAATTCCGCTAACATTGTCTCACCAAAAAAGCTAAGCTTTTGACATGAGCAAAAAAGTATTTGACGTAGCCGTAATCGGTGCTGGAACTGCAGGACTTTCCACTGTTTCAGAAATCCAAAGACACACTGATAATTTTGTCCTCATTAACAAGGGAGAGTATGGGACTACGTGTGCACGCGTTGGATGCATGCCTTCTAAGGTGCTTATCCAAGTAGCAAATGATTTTTACAGCAGAAAAATATTTGCTAAAGAAGGGATTAAGGGCTCTCAATATCTAGAGGCTAAATCGGATCTCGTCATGAAGTACGTGAGAAGTCTGCGGGACCGTTTTGTTAAAAGTGTCATTAACGATGTAAGAAAAATTGGTGACAAAAATCTTCAGGGCTCAGCAAGGTTTCTCGATCCCACTATCCTTCAGGTGGGCCCCCATATTATCAAAGCACGAAAAGTAATAATAGCGACAGGGACTACTCCGGTAATACCTTCTGATTGGCTAAATTTAAAAAATCTCATTTTGACAACGGATCAGTTATTTGAAGAAAAAATACTCCCGTCTTCAATGGTGACCGTGGGACTTGGGCCGATTGGGCTCGAAATGGGCCAAGCACTTCACAGGCTCGGCGTTAAAATGACAGGTGTGGGGCAATCGAAATTTATTGGAAACTTGTCTGATCCGGTTGTTAACGGTTATGCAATAAAGCTACTTGGTTTGGAATTTGAATTAAATTTAGGGCACGAGGCTGTTGTCAAAGAGAAGAATAAAAAACTGACAATAACTGCTGGCAAAAAAACATATAAGGTTGAAAAAGTATTAGCGAGCTTAGGTAGAAAACCAAACTTAAGCGGTCTTGGTTTAAAGGAAATTGGAATTAAGTTTGATAAAAATGAAATTCCTGTATTTAACATCAACACTCTTCAGGTTGGAAAATTTCCAATATTTATTGTCGGAGATGTCAAGCACTACCGATCTGTTCTCCATGAAGCTGCTGACGATGGGAGGATCGCTGGATTTAATAGCATGCAAAAAAAACCACAAGCTTTTGAAAGGCGCATTCCTTTAAACATCACGTTTTGTGATCCCAATATTGCAACGGTCGGAAAGACATTTGAAAGTTTGACTCACGAGAAATTTATTACTGGGGAAAGCATTTTTGATAGCGGGAGATCTATAATACTTGGATCGACCGGAATACTTCGCATTTATGGAAAACCTAAAACCGGTTTATTACTCGGGGCTGAAATGATAGCCCCTGCTGGTGAACATCTAGCGCATTTGATTGCGTGCATGATCCATCAAAAAATGACGGTTTTTGATGCCCTTAAGCTCCCCATTTACCATCCAACTCTTGAAGAAGGATTACGACATGCCCTGCGAGATCTTTCAAAGCAGGTTACCGGTTTAAGGCCCAGGCTTGATTTGGAAAAAATCAAATAAAACAGAACTTCGGTTACAAAACCTCCAGTACTTGTAAGTGTAAGTGTGAGTTAGGTAGGGCATTTCAAATCCCTTGGGTCAAGGTGACGCTGAAATAAACGAGATACAGATTCTGCATGATTCTTGAGGTGGCCTTT
Proteins encoded:
- a CDS encoding dihydrolipoyl dehydrogenase gives rise to the protein MSKKVFDVAVIGAGTAGLSTVSEIQRHTDNFVLINKGEYGTTCARVGCMPSKVLIQVANDFYSRKIFAKEGIKGSQYLEAKSDLVMKYVRSLRDRFVKSVINDVRKIGDKNLQGSARFLDPTILQVGPHIIKARKVIIATGTTPVIPSDWLNLKNLILTTDQLFEEKILPSSMVTVGLGPIGLEMGQALHRLGVKMTGVGQSKFIGNLSDPVVNGYAIKLLGLEFELNLGHEAVVKEKNKKLTITAGKKTYKVEKVLASLGRKPNLSGLGLKEIGIKFDKNEIPVFNINTLQVGKFPIFIVGDVKHYRSVLHEAADDGRIAGFNSMQKKPQAFERRIPLNITFCDPNIATVGKTFESLTHEKFITGESIFDSGRSIILGSTGILRIYGKPKTGLLLGAEMIAPAGEHLAHLIACMIHQKMTVFDALKLPIYHPTLEEGLRHALRDLSKQVTGLRPRLDLEKIK